The Corynebacterium tuberculostearicum genome window below encodes:
- the wecB gene encoding non-hydrolyzing UDP-N-acetylglucosamine 2-epimerase, with product MTKPKVMTIYGTRPEAIKVAPVIKALDKDERFESIPVSTGQHKEMLEQVNTMFGISPKHDLGLMKPGQGLNEIVSRAIAGLDSIIEEEQPDVIISQGDTSTAMAAALAGFHRGVKIVHLEAGLRTGDIHSPFPEEANRKLIGQVAELHLAPTEGSMENLRRENVRSKDIVVTGNTVIDALLEAASWDTKFADPALQEAADSDKRLVVVTTHRRENLEAMKEIGGAVKDLAEAYPEINFALPLHLNPKVREAVLPEVEHLPNIIITDPLPYDQFTQLQNRATIILTDSGGVQEEAPALGKPVLVMRQNTERPEAVVAGTVKLVGTNRELIVAEAKLLLSDAAAFDAMANAVNPYGDGKGAQRAVAAIAELTGVGEREADFRPEIDTSKSPQSEE from the coding sequence ATGACTAAGCCCAAGGTAATGACCATCTATGGCACCCGCCCGGAGGCTATCAAGGTTGCCCCTGTGATCAAGGCGCTGGATAAAGATGAGCGCTTTGAATCCATTCCGGTTTCTACCGGACAGCACAAAGAGATGCTGGAGCAGGTCAACACCATGTTTGGTATTTCCCCGAAGCATGACCTCGGCCTTATGAAGCCGGGTCAAGGCCTCAATGAGATCGTCTCCCGTGCGATTGCCGGACTGGACTCCATCATTGAAGAGGAACAACCAGACGTCATCATCTCCCAGGGCGATACCTCTACCGCCATGGCCGCAGCGCTCGCGGGATTCCACCGCGGCGTAAAGATTGTGCACCTGGAGGCGGGCCTGCGCACCGGCGATATCCACTCGCCGTTCCCAGAAGAGGCTAACCGTAAGCTCATCGGCCAGGTAGCCGAGCTCCACCTGGCCCCTACCGAAGGGTCTATGGAGAACCTGCGCCGCGAGAACGTTCGTTCCAAGGACATCGTGGTCACTGGTAATACTGTCATTGACGCGCTTTTGGAAGCAGCCTCGTGGGACACGAAGTTCGCGGACCCTGCCCTGCAGGAAGCCGCAGATTCCGATAAGCGGCTTGTCGTAGTTACCACCCATCGCCGCGAGAACCTTGAGGCTATGAAGGAAATCGGTGGCGCGGTCAAGGATCTGGCAGAAGCCTATCCAGAGATCAACTTTGCCTTGCCGCTGCACCTGAATCCCAAGGTGCGCGAGGCCGTCCTGCCGGAGGTCGAGCACCTGCCGAATATCATCATCACGGATCCGCTGCCTTATGACCAGTTCACGCAGCTGCAAAACCGCGCGACCATCATCTTGACTGACTCCGGCGGAGTCCAGGAAGAGGCTCCTGCGCTAGGCAAGCCAGTCCTGGTTATGCGCCAAAATACCGAGCGCCCCGAGGCCGTCGTTGCCGGCACCGTAAAGCTGGTGGGCACCAACCGTGAGCTCATCGTGGCTGAGGCTAAGCTTTTGCTTTCCGACGCCGCCGCATTCGACGCCATGGCCAACGCAGTCAACCCCTATGGCGATGGCAAGGGTGCGCAGCGCGCTGTAGCGGCTATTGCCGAGCTAACCGGAGTTGGCGAGCGGGAAGCTGACTTCCGTCCGGAGATCGATACCTCCAAGTCCCCTCAAAGTGAGGAATAA
- a CDS encoding ABC transporter ATP-binding protein codes for MSNNPTVVARNLKKSYYLNRSGSEHVLSKKLSKHTVEAVKDVSFVAYSGESIGILGKNGSGKSTLLRMIAGSSKPDSGDVFVSSQPTLLGVGAALQSNLSGRQNINLGLLAMGLTPAESSKLVDPIIDWADLRSAIDRPLKTYSSGMKSRLTFAISTAVRRELLLIDEALSTGDSTFKAKAKDRMDEFLAGSGTVFLVSHGAATIQTHCTRAIWLHEGDMIADGDAETVTTTYRVWGNRVSTGKLEEADRIIKRQRKAFKPHKILLDSEAAKFLTHSSSPQ; via the coding sequence TTGTCAAATAACCCAACGGTTGTCGCTCGTAATCTCAAGAAGTCTTACTACCTTAATCGCTCCGGTTCTGAGCATGTTTTATCCAAAAAACTTTCGAAGCATACTGTGGAAGCAGTAAAAGACGTTAGCTTTGTAGCTTATTCTGGAGAATCGATCGGCATCCTGGGTAAAAACGGCTCCGGGAAGTCAACCCTTCTACGAATGATTGCTGGGTCATCAAAGCCCGATTCCGGCGACGTGTTTGTTTCCTCCCAGCCCACCTTGCTCGGCGTCGGGGCGGCTCTCCAATCAAATTTAAGCGGTCGCCAAAATATCAATTTAGGACTCTTGGCAATGGGGCTAACCCCAGCGGAATCTTCGAAGCTCGTGGATCCGATCATCGATTGGGCGGATCTCCGATCCGCAATCGATCGTCCCTTAAAGACTTATTCGTCGGGCATGAAATCTCGCCTGACTTTTGCGATCTCTACAGCAGTTCGGCGCGAGCTACTACTAATTGACGAAGCCCTTTCCACCGGAGATTCCACGTTCAAAGCTAAGGCTAAGGATCGTATGGACGAGTTTCTCGCTGGATCCGGAACAGTCTTTCTCGTATCTCATGGTGCCGCGACAATTCAAACGCACTGCACTCGTGCCATATGGCTGCACGAAGGCGACATGATTGCTGACGGAGATGCGGAAACTGTAACTACAACTTACCGTGTCTGGGGAAATAGAGTTAGTACGGGAAAACTTGAAGAAGCTGACCGCATCATCAAGCGGCAGCGGAAGGCGTTTAAACCGCACAAAATCCTACTGGATTCTGAGGCCGCAAAGTTTTTGACTCATTCATCTTCCCCTCAGTAG
- a CDS encoding ABC transporter permease, producing MESQLNNDSDSAPEGTNAKQEKPKRVKNASFRNLELVDDSQLFNLQSRDNLASYTRRLLDRRHFILAYARSKSLSRGRNMFLGRAWLILQPILDVAVYAFIFGYVLHVSRGMDNFIGFLTIGVIYLKFATGGLSAGTSIIRGSKGLISSFNFPTAAIPISTTIKQMIDHAIPAMVAIIGALLFQLDKGVSWTIILVVPLYFLIHCFSLGCMFIVGRATAFIPDLKSVVGIINRGLFFISGVFFDLSKFDKNPHIQAIMQANPIYQFLTAVRQLVLDGEVPPLGTWLYIAAWSFGLLIIGYFYFWQAEERYAVVK from the coding sequence GTGGAATCACAATTGAACAACGACAGCGACAGTGCTCCCGAGGGGACCAACGCAAAACAAGAAAAGCCCAAGCGCGTTAAAAACGCTAGTTTCCGCAACTTGGAGCTCGTTGACGATTCCCAGTTATTTAACCTACAGAGCCGAGATAACCTAGCGTCTTATACTCGTCGTCTTCTTGACCGCCGACATTTCATCTTGGCTTATGCACGCAGTAAATCGCTTAGCCGAGGTAGAAATATGTTCCTCGGACGCGCTTGGCTTATCCTTCAACCGATCCTAGACGTGGCAGTTTATGCTTTCATTTTCGGCTACGTTCTTCACGTTTCCAGGGGAATGGACAATTTCATTGGATTCCTAACAATCGGTGTAATTTACCTCAAGTTCGCAACCGGCGGCTTATCAGCTGGCACTTCCATCATCCGTGGCTCAAAGGGGTTGATTAGCAGTTTTAACTTCCCCACAGCAGCCATCCCCATTTCGACGACCATTAAGCAAATGATCGACCATGCAATCCCCGCCATGGTTGCGATAATAGGCGCACTTCTTTTTCAGCTCGATAAAGGAGTTTCTTGGACCATCATTCTAGTGGTTCCCTTGTATTTCTTAATCCATTGCTTCTCGCTCGGTTGCATGTTCATTGTGGGACGAGCTACAGCATTTATTCCCGATCTAAAGTCAGTAGTGGGAATCATCAATCGAGGTCTCTTTTTCATCTCGGGTGTATTCTTCGATCTGAGCAAATTTGATAAAAATCCCCATATTCAAGCAATCATGCAAGCTAATCCCATTTACCAGTTTCTTACCGCAGTGCGGCAGCTGGTTTTGGACGGTGAGGTACCGCCCTTAGGCACTTGGCTGTATATTGCAGCTTGGTCATTCGGGCTATTGATTATTGGATACTTCTACTTTTGGCAAGCCGAGGAAAGGTACGCAGTTGTCAAATAA
- a CDS encoding DUF1707 SHOCT-like domain-containing protein: MKPLEIRCNHQERMKAADILGDALSAGQIDLTEFEKRSADCESATTRGELIKPLADLAESPEKVLFGAHSQVTKAYSGHQESNAIAKVEQAMKQIQPSVGQPQSLALGIFGGSTVNGGAVARTLTAIGAFGGVDIDLTGVALRNRTTTINAVGVFGGADVYIPEGFRVRVGGFGLFGGHDLKVEHGAIHPNDLPVDAPEIIVNCYSLFGGVDVHVGRRYGE; the protein is encoded by the coding sequence ATGAAACCGCTGGAGATCCGTTGTAACCACCAAGAGCGTATGAAGGCCGCAGACATCCTCGGGGATGCGCTGTCGGCAGGTCAGATTGACCTCACTGAATTTGAAAAGCGTTCGGCCGATTGTGAGAGCGCCACAACGCGTGGCGAGCTGATCAAGCCCCTCGCTGACCTTGCGGAAAGCCCGGAAAAAGTCCTCTTTGGTGCCCATAGCCAGGTCACCAAAGCTTACTCCGGCCACCAAGAATCCAACGCCATAGCCAAAGTTGAGCAGGCGATGAAGCAGATTCAGCCTTCGGTAGGACAGCCGCAATCCCTGGCTCTGGGCATCTTCGGTGGCTCCACGGTCAATGGCGGGGCAGTAGCCCGTACCCTGACAGCTATTGGAGCCTTCGGCGGTGTTGACATTGACCTGACCGGCGTGGCTCTTCGTAACCGCACGACCACCATCAATGCGGTAGGAGTTTTCGGTGGTGCCGATGTCTACATCCCAGAGGGCTTCCGCGTCCGCGTGGGTGGCTTTGGCCTTTTTGGTGGGCATGACCTGAAGGTCGAGCACGGCGCCATACATCCGAATGACCTTCCAGTGGACGCACCCGAAATCATCGTCAACTGCTACAGCCTCTTTGGTGGCGTAGACGTTCACGTGGGGCGCCGCTACGGAGAATAG
- a CDS encoding glycosyltransferase, with protein MPTAVVAFAAAKISGAKLAIDLRDAWPDLLAYSSEWNKGVKSASLKQKILSRGPIQFVSFVVARTLYYVLGKAHGVIFTADDLKLDFQSRPQLRKNSTLLSNMVTIRNVFPRGGLGQKKAPDSGEGPLKVLYAGTIGRAQRLQNVIDAAVIAADRGVPIELKFVGAGDARMSVKDYAKQRKVPAAFIKRKSADSISDYYDWADTALVHLTDWKPLERTVPSKLFELMEYGVPITGVVAGESVRLIESLEAGYAVPPESPEALANLWCALAQGELSLKASERARHWVENERNNVVPGLIAKFLKQMEP; from the coding sequence TTGCCAACCGCCGTGGTCGCCTTTGCAGCAGCTAAAATCTCAGGGGCGAAATTGGCTATCGACTTAAGGGACGCCTGGCCTGACCTCTTAGCCTATTCAAGTGAGTGGAATAAGGGGGTCAAGAGTGCCTCGCTAAAGCAAAAAATCTTGAGTAGAGGGCCGATTCAGTTCGTTAGTTTTGTGGTTGCTAGGACACTTTATTATGTCTTGGGGAAAGCCCATGGTGTCATTTTCACAGCAGATGATTTGAAGTTAGATTTTCAGAGTCGACCTCAGTTGCGGAAGAACTCAACACTTTTGAGCAATATGGTCACCATCCGGAATGTTTTTCCCCGAGGGGGATTGGGGCAGAAGAAGGCTCCAGACTCAGGGGAAGGACCTCTAAAGGTGCTATATGCCGGCACTATAGGTCGCGCTCAACGACTTCAAAACGTGATTGATGCAGCGGTGATCGCGGCGGATCGCGGAGTGCCGATTGAGCTAAAGTTCGTGGGCGCAGGAGATGCTCGCATGTCAGTGAAAGACTACGCAAAGCAAAGAAAAGTTCCCGCAGCTTTCATTAAGCGGAAGTCAGCTGACTCCATCTCAGACTATTACGACTGGGCAGATACCGCGCTTGTCCATTTAACTGATTGGAAGCCATTAGAAAGAACTGTTCCCTCTAAACTGTTCGAGCTCATGGAGTATGGGGTGCCAATTACAGGTGTTGTAGCCGGGGAATCAGTCAGGTTGATCGAGTCGTTGGAAGCCGGTTATGCGGTTCCTCCCGAGTCGCCGGAAGCTCTAGCGAACCTATGGTGTGCCTTAGCTCAGGGCGAATTATCTCTCAAGGCGAGCGAAAGAGCTCGACATTGGGTTGAGAACGAACGGAACAACGTTGTGCCCGGCTTGATTGCTAAGTTCTTGAAGCAGATGGAGCCATAA
- a CDS encoding acid phosphatase — MNYRNNLRPAVRGLALCAATGLTIALAPSATALPVAVPQLREPVTQQTTGPAPVQHPGAPVPEPFSTDYIAGFESDVSSYQFGNYWQVVQLFDHIKAQPEIRQENMDKAVAINNAAAGDSALIRRAQSDAKASSTSVLNAVSDSMGKNLGDAFRAALAEHRLPKTEYLLGNGYAARAGGLANSTMSEKYYFNYQRPYQRAPQAIKRFDDGSKDLYPTSPAFPSGHTNQATWITTLMSFMLPEVGPQLMLRGAEAGNHRVVLGVHYPLDVIGGRMTGQAAAADRLNDKRMRHALWQASMEVRKEIKWRTGKTVEELVAQDRAEGTDYRSTEDAVEQYSKLMDYDFAPRYRTDAAMVVPQAAPVLLAASHPELTWDQRAEVLRQTARPAGNPLDWQSEGGSWQRLDLARAMAATVTITPDGGVSVSG; from the coding sequence TTGAACTATCGGAATAATCTTCGCCCCGCAGTCCGTGGGCTCGCCCTGTGTGCGGCTACTGGGCTGACTATAGCCCTCGCACCGTCGGCCACAGCCCTTCCCGTAGCCGTGCCCCAGCTGCGTGAGCCTGTCACCCAGCAGACCACCGGTCCGGCCCCAGTCCAGCACCCCGGCGCCCCGGTTCCAGAGCCGTTTAGCACGGATTATATCGCGGGCTTTGAATCCGATGTTTCCTCTTATCAGTTTGGCAACTACTGGCAGGTAGTCCAGCTTTTTGATCACATCAAGGCCCAACCAGAAATCCGCCAAGAAAATATGGACAAGGCCGTGGCTATCAATAACGCCGCAGCCGGTGACTCCGCTTTGATCCGCCGCGCGCAGTCCGATGCCAAGGCCAGCTCCACCAGCGTGCTCAACGCGGTTTCTGACTCGATGGGCAAGAACCTAGGCGATGCCTTCCGCGCCGCCTTGGCCGAGCACCGCCTGCCCAAGACCGAATACCTCCTAGGAAATGGCTATGCGGCCCGCGCAGGTGGACTGGCCAATTCCACGATGTCTGAGAAGTACTACTTCAACTATCAACGCCCGTACCAGCGCGCGCCGCAGGCGATTAAGCGCTTTGACGATGGCTCCAAGGATCTTTACCCCACCTCGCCAGCCTTCCCTTCGGGCCATACCAATCAGGCAACGTGGATTACCACGCTGATGTCCTTCATGCTGCCTGAGGTAGGTCCACAGCTCATGCTGCGGGGCGCGGAGGCCGGCAACCACCGCGTGGTCCTAGGAGTGCATTACCCGCTGGATGTCATCGGCGGCCGCATGACTGGCCAAGCCGCCGCGGCTGACCGCTTGAATGACAAGCGCATGCGCCATGCTCTCTGGCAAGCCTCGATGGAAGTGCGCAAGGAAATTAAGTGGCGCACCGGCAAAACGGTAGAAGAATTGGTGGCCCAGGATAGGGCAGAGGGTACCGACTATCGGTCCACAGAGGATGCGGTGGAGCAGTATTCCAAGCTCATGGACTATGACTTCGCCCCACGTTACCGCACCGACGCTGCGATGGTCGTCCCGCAGGCCGCCCCAGTGCTGCTAGCAGCGTCCCACCCAGAACTGACCTGGGATCAGCGTGCCGAGGTCCTCCGCCAGACCGCGCGCCCAGCCGGCAATCCATTGGATTGGCAGTCAGAGGGAGGCTCGTGGCAACGCCTCGACCTAGCCCGCGCCATGGCGGCCACGGTGACCATCACCCCAGACGGCGGCGTGAGTGTCAGCGGCTAA
- a CDS encoding glycosyltransferase family 4 protein, whose protein sequence is MPAGIGRSVIKFWSINVVGLVQDPVRFSNQMVEFVRLNSESKVARACVKGAHFVLSAMRSPGYETAEAGELSRAIKQLKKSRFLRPLTFSFERYLRGKLLQLQSVECFEGAVERSGSAAAPRVLFHFTNALPYTQSGYTLRSKALFKSLRARGVEAFACTRYGYPENIGRFHHGPYFVNDGLEYFVLGSVFAPFSITRQEDLAVRQLVRLAREKQVNILHTTTPYTNARVVARAAALLDVPWIYEVRGEPESTWASQSPDPEKRRSSEFFELARQAETAAMMAANQVIALSEVSKGDLTRRGVPESKIKVVPNALEANQLKTHIDKAHARKRLGLGDEFLIGAITSVVDYEGLDIAITAMEEISDATLIIVGDGVARPGLEDLVDELELNDRVVFAGKQPASDIHLWYAALDVFVVPRRDVEVCRKVTPLKPLQAMACGVPVIGTDLPALKEITGGLMVEVEPDNPSALAKSVDLVRQGELSVNPRELEEWAKKRSWERNAHILEGLYLELLRGR, encoded by the coding sequence ATGCCTGCTGGAATTGGTCGCTCGGTCATCAAATTTTGGTCCATCAATGTTGTGGGACTTGTACAGGATCCTGTGCGATTTTCGAATCAAATGGTTGAATTCGTGCGCCTAAACTCAGAGTCCAAGGTAGCCCGAGCATGTGTGAAGGGGGCGCACTTTGTACTTTCGGCAATGAGGAGCCCTGGGTACGAGACCGCCGAGGCCGGGGAATTGAGTAGGGCGATAAAACAGCTGAAAAAGTCGCGATTCCTTAGGCCATTGACGTTTTCGTTTGAGAGATATCTCCGCGGGAAACTTCTGCAACTCCAGTCAGTTGAATGCTTTGAGGGAGCAGTTGAACGCAGCGGTAGCGCAGCCGCCCCGCGGGTACTGTTTCATTTCACGAATGCATTGCCCTATACCCAATCTGGATACACGCTTCGGTCTAAAGCACTATTCAAGAGTTTAAGGGCAAGGGGAGTAGAAGCGTTTGCTTGTACGCGCTACGGATATCCAGAGAATATCGGTAGATTCCATCATGGTCCATATTTTGTCAACGATGGTCTCGAATATTTCGTGTTGGGCTCCGTATTTGCTCCGTTTTCTATTACTCGCCAGGAGGATCTGGCCGTACGCCAACTGGTAAGACTCGCGAGGGAAAAGCAAGTAAACATACTTCACACCACCACCCCGTACACAAACGCACGCGTGGTGGCTCGCGCAGCCGCTCTACTTGACGTCCCATGGATCTATGAGGTCCGAGGCGAGCCCGAGAGCACGTGGGCTTCGCAGTCACCAGACCCAGAAAAACGCCGCAGCTCGGAGTTTTTTGAATTAGCGCGCCAGGCCGAAACAGCGGCGATGATGGCTGCAAATCAAGTAATAGCGTTAAGTGAGGTGTCGAAAGGGGACCTAACGCGTCGAGGCGTTCCAGAATCGAAAATCAAGGTCGTTCCGAACGCTTTGGAAGCCAATCAGCTTAAAACTCATATTGACAAAGCACACGCCCGAAAACGATTGGGCCTAGGCGACGAGTTCTTAATCGGTGCAATTACCTCAGTCGTGGATTACGAAGGGCTGGACATTGCTATAACTGCGATGGAGGAGATTTCAGACGCAACTCTCATTATCGTCGGAGATGGAGTGGCTCGACCAGGGCTTGAAGACTTGGTCGATGAGCTTGAATTGAACGATCGGGTTGTCTTCGCTGGTAAGCAGCCGGCCTCTGATATTCACCTTTGGTACGCTGCTTTGGATGTGTTCGTGGTACCGCGGCGAGACGTTGAAGTTTGTAGGAAGGTCACTCCGCTTAAGCCGCTACAGGCTATGGCCTGCGGGGTACCGGTAATCGGAACTGACCTACCAGCGTTAAAGGAAATCACCGGTGGATTAATGGTTGAAGTTGAACCGGATAACCCCTCCGCGCTTGCCAAATCAGTTGATTTAGTCCGGCAGGGGGAACTCAGCGTGAATCCTCGGGAGCTTGAAGAATGGGCCAAGAAGCGATCATGGGAGCGGAATGCGCACATCTTGGAGGGGCTGTACTTAGAGCTACTGAGGGGAAGATGA